TATGAGTTCAGGATATAGATTGTCAATTGCAATCGCCCATTCCATACCACGCTCACTGCCCGATGATCCCAGCTGCTGGCGAAGCACGGCAAGCTGTCCATTTTTGCTGTCCTTGAATAGACGCAGCAGAGGTTGAACCAATGTGAAATATTTCATGTGCATACCCAGATGCTTACCTGCCACATCCTCCAAATGATGCGCCTCGTCAATGACCAGTCGTTCATAGGAAGGCAGCAATTGATGCCCTGCCTTGATGTCGGTAAACAGCTTGGAGTGATTGGTGATCACTACGTCTGCTGCTCCCGCTTCATGCTTGGCACGGTGATAGTAGCATTGCTTAAACCACGGACAGGCGCGTCCAAGACAGGAATCGGTATCGCTTGCCACCGTTTCCCAGAACTCACCGCCCCGATTGCCCATATTCAATTCCTCATCGTCTCCGGTTTCAGTAGCGGTCAGCCAGACAATCATCTGAGCGGCAATCAACACATCTTCCTTCGGACTCTGGAATTCTTTTGTATTTATTTTATGCTCAAATTTGCGCAGACACAAATAATGCTGTCGGCCCTTGAACACGGCAGCACGAAAGGCAAACGGAATCACCTGCGTCAACAGCGGAACATCGCGCTCACGCAGTTGCTCCTGTAGATTGATCGTATGCGTACTAACCATGACGCGCTCACTGTTCTTCACGCTATGGTAAATGGATGGCAGCAAATAGCCGAGCGATTTGCCTGTTCCAGTGCCTGCCTCGATCAGCAGATGCTTATCATCGGATAATGCTCGAATAACCTCGTCGAACATATGGTTCTGAGGCTGACGTTCTTCATAATCCGGCAGCAGCTTACGCAAATTATCCTTCACCTGCTGCAAAAACTCTTCAAATGATGTATCCGCCAGCGGCATATTGCCACGTTCATCCTCGGCGGACGGAATATCGATCCAATCGCCTACTTTTAGAGCTAACTGACGATAAAAGCGATGGCTGTCCAAATCTTGTACCGGCTGCGCTTCACGCTCCATACGCACCCCGTCAAAATACCAGCCTAGATCGCTATCCTGATTGTCGAACAGCTCAGACAATCGCTGCACGGTAATGAGCGGCAGCTCGTTCAGCTCCTCAATACATTTCAAAAAAACATACGCCGTCGCCAGCGCATCACTATCCGCCTGATGCGGACGGTCATGCTGAAAGCCGAGCGAGCTGCTGACCATGCTCAGCTGATAACTAGGCAGATTCGGAAAGAAAATGCGTAGGAAATCCATCGTATCCAGCACGCGACCTGTAAAAGGCAAATAACCCGTACGATCCAGCGCACGCTGCAAAAAGCCGAGGTCAAAGCCTACATTGTGTCCGACTAGTACAGCGTCCTCCAGCAGCGGGATCATATCCAGCATCACATCGTCGAGCTCCGGCGCGTCCTTCACATCGTCATTGCTAATGCCAGTCAATCCACTGATAAAAGCCGGAATGGAGACGGACGGCTTCACCATCGAACTGTATACCTGTGAAATGGTTGAATCATGATCTATAATGGCAAGTCCCACTTGGATAATATCATCCGTCGATTGGGTTCCTGTTGTTTCAAAATCCAGTACAGCAAATTTCATGGATGTCTAAATCCTTTCCCTGCAGTTGTCTGATCCTGGTGTAAACATACTCAACTATCAGCATACCAGAAGACCGCAGTTTTGAAAATCAACCACACGCACCCACAACAAAAGGTGATACCGGGCGCGAATCGGCTCGCACAGTATCACCCTGCTTCGGCGTTTATGAATGATTACAGTATACCCCAAATCGAACGGTTGTTCCACAGGTTTGTGTAAACACCTCGGAATGGTTCGCAATTTGTAGATACCAGCCAAGCAATGATTTACACTCGCCGTCTGCTAGATTATATTAAGTATAAATACCTTGCTGCGTTGATTACTAAGCACTATACCCCTGCATATATCATCCTAATCAAGCGCTTATATTCCAAAGGAGATATTTTATTGAACAGCTTACTTGCAAGAATGATTGTATGTTTCTCCGTTTTGATCGTGATTGGGTTTGCCATTGTGGGATTGACGGTCTATCAATCCTCAAATTCATTAGTGACTCAGTCTATTGGCACACAGGCTGAACAGGTTGCTCTCCGAGCAAGCGCATTGATCGATCCGGTACAGTATTCTGCCATTCCAGCTCGCGAAGGTGGCGAGACAGCTTATTATACCAAGCTTCGTCAGCAGCTGAATCAACTACGCGAGGATAATGGCTTCCGCTATATTTATACAATGAATCGCACGATGAACAACGGTCAAGAGCAATATGTCTACATTGTAGATGGTGCGCCGCAAGACGTATCTGAGGATGATTTTTCTCCACTGGGGACAGTCGAGGAGGAAGTGTATCCCGCTATGCAGCAGGTAATGAACACCGGACAGCCTGCCGTAGGCGATCTAACCAAAGATCAGTATGGCGCAATTATTACCTCCTTTGTACCGATCAAAAATGCAGCCGGACAAACGATTGGCGTGCTAGGTGCCGATCTGGATGCGACCAATATTTATGAATTGATGCAGAAGTCCAAGCAAACGACACTTATCGTCTCCCTGCTGATCCTGCTTGTAAGCCTGCTGCTTGTGTACATTCTTGCACGTTATCTTATTCGTCCACTCCGACGATTGAACGAGGATATTCATCGGGTGAATGAAGGCGATCTGACGATTGAGATTCGTACAACCAGCAAGGATGAAATTGGGCAATTGTCCGCTTCGTTTGGTAGGCTAGTTGCCGATACACGCAATGTTATTGTCGGTATTCGCGATAGTGCACAGGAACTTCAGCAAGCTGCTATTGGTCTTTCGGAGCAATCTCGCAGCACCTCGGATACGAGTCGTACGATTGCGGGTCATGTACACGAGACGTCAGCCGATACGCAGACGCAAGCTGCTCACGCCATTGAAATGCAGCATGGTATGAACGAAGTGAATGGCGGAATGCAGCGCATTGCGGAAGCCGTCAATATCGTCTCTGATCGATCCAGTGATACGCTGGAGCAAAGTGTTCAAGGTAAACAAGCCATCGGACAAGCGGTGTCACAGATGGAAGCGATCACACAATCGTCGGATCAGATGGCAGCTGCAACAGGGCAGCTTCAGCAGCATTCCGACCGCATTGAAGGCATTTTGCAGTTGATTAATGATATTGCTAGTCAGACACATTTGCTTGCACTGAACGCTTCCATCGAAGCTGCTCGTGCGGGTGAGCATGGACAGGGCTTTGCTGTCGTTGCTGGTGAAGTACAGAAATTGGCTGGACAATCCAAATCCTCCGCTTCTGTAGTGGCTGAGATCGTAACCGCGATGCAGCGTGAGATCGGTGAGCTGCATCGGCATATGGAAGTCAATCGGACAGAAACGTATACGAGTATGAATGTAGTACAGCATGCCGGACAATCGTTTGAACATATTCACCATCGTCTCGGTGAGGTGGCAGCGCAGCTTCATCAAGTATCTGAATCCTCCTCCGAAATATCTGCGATTTCGCAGCAAATGCTTGTCTCAGTTGACGAAATGGAAGCGATCACGCGTCAGTCTGCCCGTCGCTTCGAGCAAGTTACCGAAGGCGCTGAGGAGCAGCAAGCAGCTATGGAGCATGTGAATCATTCAGCGAATCATTTAGCTGGGTTGTCTGAGCGTTTGAATGGGTTGATTGGACGCTTTAAAGTATAGTAAGACAGATATAAACAGGAACGAGCAACATTGGGTATCACATCGACAGGGGAATGACAAAATAAAAAGGAATGCCTGCTTATATAGCAGGCATTCCTTTTTTCTATATTTACGTTGAAGCTTATCTCTAGCCAAATCACGGTTCAAAACCATTCATCGGCTGACTTTGCTTTAGACAATCGTCGCGTGAACTTCCTTGTGGGCTTCCATTACGACTTTGTTCTGCTCGTCCACGAATACGACAGTGGGGCGATGTTCCTTCGCTTCCGCATTATCGACTGTAGCATACGAGATAATGATCACGTTGTCGCCGGGTTGCACCAAACGGGCAGCTGCACCGTTCAGGCAGATCACACCGCTTCCGCGTGGACCGACAATCACGTACGTTTCCAGACGTGCGCCGTTGTTGTTATTCACGATCTGTACTTTCTCGTTTTCCAGCAGATCGGCGGCATCCATCAGATCTTCGTCGATCGTAACACTGCCAACGTAGTTGAGGTTTGCCTCGGTAACGGTAGCGCGGTGGATTTTGGATTTCATCATTGTTCTATACATGCAGGGCAACCCCTTTCGTTTCCATAATCACATTGTCGATCAGACGCGTTTTGCCGAATTTGACAGCCAGCGCCATAATGATCTCGGACGATAGGTCACCGACGACCGTTGTATCTGCCAGTGTCTCCAAGTGTGGAAACGTCATGATCTCAGCATAGTCGATCACTGCAATAGGCGATGTACCAATCTCGCTGCGCAGCATGGCACGAACATCACCAGCAGTCATATGCG
The DNA window shown above is from Paenibacillus sp. JQZ6Y-1 and carries:
- the dinG gene encoding ATP-dependent DNA helicase DinG → MKFAVLDFETTGTQSTDDIIQVGLAIIDHDSTISQVYSSMVKPSVSIPAFISGLTGISNDDVKDAPELDDVMLDMIPLLEDAVLVGHNVGFDLGFLQRALDRTGYLPFTGRVLDTMDFLRIFFPNLPSYQLSMVSSSLGFQHDRPHQADSDALATAYVFLKCIEELNELPLITVQRLSELFDNQDSDLGWYFDGVRMEREAQPVQDLDSHRFYRQLALKVGDWIDIPSAEDERGNMPLADTSFEEFLQQVKDNLRKLLPDYEERQPQNHMFDEVIRALSDDKHLLIEAGTGTGKSLGYLLPSIYHSVKNSERVMVSTHTINLQEQLRERDVPLLTQVIPFAFRAAVFKGRQHYLCLRKFEHKINTKEFQSPKEDVLIAAQMIVWLTATETGDDEELNMGNRGGEFWETVASDTDSCLGRACPWFKQCYYHRAKHEAGAADVVITNHSKLFTDIKAGHQLLPSYERLVIDEAHHLEDVAGKHLGMHMKYFTLVQPLLRLFKDSKNGQLAVLRQQLGSSGSERGMEWAIAIDNLYPELIDVKEDWDKLSELLFALLPQRSDAAPGEAGQFTLRLLPQNKPEEWEKITELENRIHIALSQIVRQGEHTMGKIKESDDVLVNEGLVTDVTGLFKDLGAVRDDLRHFIKLDSVETVYWYEANGNYRSKSLQMYAVPVDVSQQLKEHFFDKKKSIILTSATLSIDKTFQYMIEQLGLKEAEQNNKLNTVMLESPFNYREQSLVLIPRDFPSLKGSVGDQNFVAMLADSLADAARATRGRMLVLFTSYRMLKQVYEPLKENLSTSEIAVFGQGVDGGSRTKLTRRFQEHPASVLLGTSSFWEGVDIPGEALTCLAIVRLPFQPPNHPLVEAKSERLKKEKKNPFMKLSVPQAVIRFKQGFGRLVRTANDRGIVLIYDTRVIEAYYGRHFLYSLPGPKMEHMPTQQMIPRIAEWLEQRPLEAEAANQEGEQA
- a CDS encoding methyl-accepting chemotaxis protein, giving the protein MNSLLARMIVCFSVLIVIGFAIVGLTVYQSSNSLVTQSIGTQAEQVALRASALIDPVQYSAIPAREGGETAYYTKLRQQLNQLREDNGFRYIYTMNRTMNNGQEQYVYIVDGAPQDVSEDDFSPLGTVEEEVYPAMQQVMNTGQPAVGDLTKDQYGAIITSFVPIKNAAGQTIGVLGADLDATNIYELMQKSKQTTLIVSLLILLVSLLLVYILARYLIRPLRRLNEDIHRVNEGDLTIEIRTTSKDEIGQLSASFGRLVADTRNVIVGIRDSAQELQQAAIGLSEQSRSTSDTSRTIAGHVHETSADTQTQAAHAIEMQHGMNEVNGGMQRIAEAVNIVSDRSSDTLEQSVQGKQAIGQAVSQMEAITQSSDQMAAATGQLQQHSDRIEGILQLINDIASQTHLLALNASIEAARAGEHGQGFAVVAGEVQKLAGQSKSSASVVAEIVTAMQREIGELHRHMEVNRTETYTSMNVVQHAGQSFEHIHHRLGEVAAQLHQVSESSSEISAISQQMLVSVDEMEAITRQSARRFEQVTEGAEEQQAAMEHVNHSANHLAGLSERLNGLIGRFKV
- the panD gene encoding aspartate 1-decarboxylase, whose translation is MYRTMMKSKIHRATVTEANLNYVGSVTIDEDLMDAADLLENEKVQIVNNNNGARLETYVIVGPRGSGVICLNGAAARLVQPGDNVIIISYATVDNAEAKEHRPTVVFVDEQNKVVMEAHKEVHATIV